The following proteins are encoded in a genomic region of Streptococcus equi subsp. equi:
- a CDS encoding Putative EsaC protein analog (Listeria type 3): MQKELLPLGSVVYLEGATSKLMIVGRGPIFESNGQNVYSDYVGVMYPEGINPEDAIFFNHEDIAKTVFEGFKDEEEQRFLEVYSDWESTLEISKIKL; this comes from the coding sequence ATGCAAAAAGAATTATTACCGTTAGGAAGTGTTGTCTATCTAGAGGGAGCAACAAGCAAGCTAATGATTGTCGGACGTGGTCCTATATTTGAATCTAATGGCCAAAATGTCTACAGTGATTATGTTGGAGTAATGTATCCAGAAGGGATCAATCCAGAAGACGCGATTTTTTTCAACCATGAAGATATTGCAAAAACAGTCTTTGAAGGCTTCAAGGACGAAGAAGAACAACGCTTTTTAGAAGTGTATTCTGATTGGGAGAGTACTTTAGAAATTTCCAAAATAAAGCTATAG